One genomic window of Medicago truncatula cultivar Jemalong A17 chromosome 1, MtrunA17r5.0-ANR, whole genome shotgun sequence includes the following:
- the LOC25481993 gene encoding protein indeterminate-domain 7, whose protein sequence is MMKGLSVEENMSNLTSASSEISASSATKNGKASTNLEPQTKRKRNLPGHPDPEAQVLALSPQTLLATNRFICEICNKGFQRDQNLQLHKRGHNLPWKLKKRNVNEIIRKKVYVCPEPTCVHHDPSRALGDLTGIKKHFFRKHGEKKWKCEKCSKRYAVQSDWKAHSKICGTKEYKCDCGTLFSRRDSFITHRAFCDVLSQESASISAVNPLFSSHSQFHQSHGFQPLSLKKEQDFNLRPEIPLWLLPTHLNHFQNPNPTTLFPNNSFNSNNITTASPHMSATALLQKASQIGVTTVSKTEPCRPHLMQTHVPSGMVMPSREEIGTTGFSHCLASYGNKAAITSDCFEESSSLLHDVMYGSESSHSQFEAVTAAMSMRGMFDTQRDNNNFEEQYSHFGKSNIIKNGGANDDEMTRDFLSLGAFSQRDLFNISGIDGPLSLHGKQNQIQNQTPW, encoded by the exons ATGATGAAAGGTTTGTCGGTAGAAGAAAATATGTCAAATTTGACATCTGCTTCAAGTGAAATAAGTGCTTCTTCAGCAACCAAGAATGGAAAAGCTTCAACAAATCTGGAACCACAAACCAAAAGGAAGAGAAATCTTCCTGGTCACCCAG ACCCTGAGGCACAAGTGCTAGCCTTGAGTCCCCAAactctcttggcaacaaacagGTTCATTTGTGAGATTTGTAACAAAGGTTTTCAAAGAGATCAAAATCTTCAGCTTCATAAGAGAGGACATAATTTGCCATGGAAGCTAAAGAAAAGAAACGTCAATGAAATCATAAGAAAGAAAGTATATGTTTGTCCAGAGCCAACATGTGTTCACCATGACCCTTCAAGGGCACTTGGTGACCTAACTGGAATCAAGAAGCACTTTTTCAGGAAGCACGGTGAGAAGAAGTGGAAGTGTGAGAAATGTTCTAAACGATATGCAGTTCAGTCGGATTGGAAAGCTCATTCCAAAATTTGTGGCACTAAAGAGTATAAGTGTGACTGTGGAACCCTCTTCTCAAG AAGGGACAGTTTCATCACTCACAGAGCCTTCTGTGACGTTTTATCACAGGAGAGTGCATCAATTTCAGCAGTGAACCCTCTATTCTCTTCTCACTCCCAATTTCATCAAAGCCATGGTTTTCAACCACTATCACTAAAAAAGGAACAAGACTTCAATTTAAGACCAGAAATTCCATTATGGTTACTCCCAACCCATTtgaaccattttcaaaaccctaaccctaCAACTTTGTTTCCTAATAATTCTTTCAACTCCAACAATATAACCACTGCTTCTCCTCACATGTCTGCCACTGCTTTGCTGCAAAAAGCATCACAAATAGGTGTAACGACAGTGAGTAAAACAGAACCTTGTAGACCCCACTTAATGCAAACTCACGTGCCTTCAGGAATGGTTATGCCTTCACGTGAAGAAATAGGAACCACTGGTTTTTCTCATTGTTTGGCTTCTTATGGGAATAAAGCTGCAATAACTTCTGATTGCTTTGAAGAATCTTCTTCTCTTTTGCATGATGTGATGTATGGTAGTGAGAGTTCACATTCACAATTTGAAGCTGTTACTGCTGCTATGAGCATGAGGGGAATGTTTGATACACAAAGAGATAATAATAACTTTGAGGAACAATATTCCCATTTTGGTAAAAGCAACATTATAAAGAATGGTGGTGCCAATGATGATGAGATGACAAGAGATTTTTTGAGTCTTGGTGCATTTTCTCAAAGAGACTTGTTCAATATATCTGGAATTGATGGCCCTTTGAGTTTGCATGGTaagcaaaatcaaattcaaaatcaaactccTTGGTGA
- the LOC11422442 gene encoding uncharacterized protein, with amino-acid sequence MISFREIGKVKVRFSVVITYYREVEDLCAIVQHFHDEKYVITSIFCHSKGKITYNVTEESLMDCLNTIIHLACLSIPEIAGKGVDSSESMDKTIPAEDALEFAKSISNHELRIIEGAGIEYTCHQDELTSFVVQFIKVNNDKENNTSKQTQFGRVDKPFHSRF; translated from the exons ATGATTTCCTTTCGAGAGATAG GGAAAGTGAAGGTTCGTTTCAGTGTGGTAATTACTTACTACAGAGAAGTTGAAGACCTGTGTGCTATAGTCCAACATTTCCATGATGAGAAATATGTCATTACCTCAATTTTTTGTCATAGTAAAG GGAAGATTACGTATAATGTTACTGAAGAAAGTTTAATGGACTGTCTAAATACTATAATCCATCTTGCCTGCTTATCAATCCCTGAAATTGCTGGCAAG GGTGTTGACAGCTCAGAATCCATGGATAAAACTATACCCGCAGAAGATGCTTTAGAGTTTGCTAAGTCCATATCGAATCATGAACTGCGCATCATAGAAGGGGCTGGCATTGAATATACTTGTCATCAAGATGAATTGACAAGTTTTGTTGTGCAATTTATCAAGGTTAATAATGACAAGGAAAACAATACATCTAAGCAGACACAATTTGGAAGAGTAGATAAACCTTTCCATTCACGGTTCTAG
- the LOC112419175 gene encoding acyl-lipid (9-3)-desaturase, which translates to MARNELLGKPTYISLQELQKHNKRVAIDGKIYDVSKWANHHPGGEFPLISLAGQEVTEAFLAFHPPTAYNRLNTFFTGSYLCDCAVSDVSRDYQNLFSELTEMGFFEYKGCGVLLMISLIIVMLCVSVCGVLFSDSSCVCVCCGGLMGFLWIQSGWISHDSCHYQIMANCNWNWFVQILSGNFLSSISMEWWKWNHNAHHLACNSLDFDPDLQHLPFFVVSSKFFTSLTSCFHDRKMNFDSFARFLVSYQHWSYCPGICLARFNLFARSFFLLLSNRKVPNRKIELLGLLVFWIWYPLLVSCLPNWGERVLFVIASFSVTGIQHVQFTFNHFSASVYIGQPTSHDWFEKQTSGTLDVESPS; encoded by the coding sequence ATGGCGCGCAATGAACTGTTGGGAAAACCAACCTACATTTCACTGCAAGAACTCCAAAAACACAACAAACGTGTCGCCATTGACGGCAAGATATACGACGTCTCTAAATGGGCCAACCACCATCCCGGTGGCGAATTCCCTCTAATCAGCCTTGCCGGCCAAGAGGTTACTGAAGCATTCCTTGCTTTCCACCCTCCCACCGCCTACAACCGCCTCAACACCTTCTTCACCGGAAGCTACCTCTGTGACTGCGCCGTCTCTGATGTGTCCCGTGATTACCAGAATCTCTTCTCCGAACTGACCGAGATGGGGTTCTTCGAATATAAAGGATGTGGTGTTTTACTCATGATTTCGTTAATCATTGTTATGCTTTGTGTCAGTGTTTGTGGTGTTTTGTTTTCTGATAGTTCGTGTGTGTGCGTGTGTTGTGGTGGGTTAATGGGTTTCTTGTGGATTCAAAGTGGTTGGATTAGTCATGATTCTTGTCACTATCAGATTATGGCGAACTGTAATTGGAACTGGTTTGTTCAGATCCTTTCTGGAAATTTTCTTTCTAGTATAAGCATGGAGTGGTGGAAATGGAACCACAATGCACACCACCTTGCTTGTAATAGTCTTGATTTTGACCCTGACCTTCAACATTTACccttttttgttgtctcttcaaagTTCTTTACTTCACTCACTTCTTGTTTTCATGATAGGAAGATGAACTTTGATTCTTTTGCTAGGTTCTTGGTTAGTTACCAACATTGGAGTTATTGTCCTGGTATATGTTTAGCTAGGTTCAATTTGTTTGCTCGATCTTTTTTCTTGCTACTGTCTAATAGGAAAGTTCCCAATAGAAAGATAGAACTTTTGGGTTTGCTTGTGTTTTGGATTTGGTACCCTTTGTTGGTTTCTTGTTTACCTAATTGGGGTGAGAGAGTTTTGTTTGTAATTGCTAGTTTTTCTGTGACTGGTATTCAACATGTTCAGTTCACTTTCAATCATTTTTCTGCAAGTGTCTATATTGGTCAACCAACATCGCATGATTGGTTTGAGAAGCAAACTAGTGGGACTCTTGATGTCGAGTCTCCTTCTTGA
- the LOC11417861 gene encoding uncharacterized protein, translated as MADFVTQRRITVRNHHGENLVGILHNAFSTALVIVCHGFQSSKERIPMVNIAAALEKNGISAFRFDFAGNGESEGSFQYGNYYREVEDLRAIVQHFREEKYAVTAIVGHSKGGNVVLLYASKYKDIDTVVNISGRFNLARGMESRLGENFVQRIKQDGFIDVKNKRGKIVFRVTEESLMDRLNTITHLACLSIPENCRVLTVHGSMDETVPAEDALEFAKFILNHELHIIEGADHEYTYHQDELTSLVLGFIKFHNDKENNTSKQTRFGRVDKLIHSRF; from the exons ATGGCCGATTTTGTTACACAGAGGAGAATCACTGTAAGAAACCACCACGGTGAAAATCTGGTTGGTATATTACACAATGCATTTTCCACAGCACTTGTTATTGTTTGCCATGGTTTTCAATCTTCCAAG GAAAGGATTCCCATGGTGAACATTGCTGCTGCTCTGGAAAAAAATGGAATCAGTGCCTTCCGCTTTGACTTCGCCGGAAATGG GGAAAGTGAAGGTTCATTCCAGTATGGTAACTACTACAGAGAAGTTGAAGACCTGCGAGCTATAGTCCAACACTTCCGTGAGGAGAAATATGCAGTTACCGCAATTGTTGGTCATAGTAAAG GGGGTAATGTGGTTCTGCTATATGCCTCAAAATATAAGGATATTGATACGGTTGTCAATATATCTGGCCGATTTAACCTAGCCAGAGGAATGGAGAGTCGCTTGGGCGAAAATTTTGTACAAAGGATCAAGCAAGATGGATTTATagatgttaaaaataaaagag GGAAGATTGTGTTTCGAGTTACTGAAGAAAGTTTAATGGACCGTTTAAACACTATAACCCATCTGGCCTGCTTATCAATCCCTGAAAATTGCAG AGTGTTGACAGTTCATGGATCCATGGATGAAACTGTACCGGCAGAAGATGCTTTAGAGTTTGCTAAGTTCATATTGAATCATGAACTGCACATCATAGAAGGGGCTGATCATGAATATACTTATCATCAAGATGAATTGACCAGCTTAGTTTTGGGTTTTATCAAGTTTCATAATGATAAGGAAAACAATACATCTAAGCAGACACGATTTGGAAGAGTAGATAAACTTATCCATTCTCGATTCTAG
- the LOC112420019 gene encoding uncharacterized protein: MLSIPKERDSHNLKFDLEKRRQDKLQKNQLVTQRQVSTLLSQQSIINAVKDRLPEIQLARITTNIKPHVILCHRVEGLSALIRSAESNGDLEGFRICRLAPRVSHLLFADDCFLFFQAEERQAIMMKQILTQYEEASGQAISLPKSEIFYSRNVAEPLHQSITNILGVRAVLGTGKYLGLPSMVGRSKKATFSFIKDRVWQKINSWSSKCLSKAGREVMIKSVLQSIPSYIMSIFRLPNQLLDEIEKMMNTFWWGHGGSNNKGFSNNKGLNWLSWEKLSVHKNDGDMGFKDLAAFNVAMLGARWKIGNGFNIPIVSEPWIGSGLSIPPVGDDMIALQSYSVGHLIDQEGKVWNEPLIHQFFVEDMATNILNTPLHHQVLTDKLIWKAEKNGLYSVKSAYRICIKEVINNDHLCKPGYWSGIWKLKVPPKVKNLIWRICRDCFPTRVKLRSRGVTCPSECVICEDPHEDSYHILFHCPRSIDIWQTTNLWHLISPALHQFDNAPDIIFNLLHNLSAAQIENIVTIMWSIWKARNLKLWQQVSNSFTAILERAKHLLDGWRKANRKRVPIMSDNQALLPSASNSSNNTNIRWRKPESGRYKCNVDASFPTMINKVGFGMCIRDSDENHVRSKTMWFNPTCSVDVGEALTLHHAIRWIHELQLLNVDFEVD, from the exons ATGCTTTCGATTCCTAAGGAAAGAGACTCTCATAATTTAAAGTTCGATCTTGAG AAGAGAAGACAAGACAAACTTCAGAAGAATCAATTGGTCACCCAAAGACAGGTTTCTACTCTTCTAAGTCAACAATCTATTATTAATGCGGTCAAGGATCGGTTGCCAGAAATTCAGCTTGCGAGAATCACCACCAATATAAAGCCTCAT GTGATCCTTTGTCACCGTGTTGAAGGATTATCAGCACTTATCAGAAGTGCTGAAAGTAATGGGGATCTTGAAGGTTTTCGGATATGTCGTCTTGCTCCGAGGGTATCTCATCTTCTGTTTGCTGATGATTGTTTTCTGTTCTTTCAAGCGGAGGAGAGACAAGCAATCATGATGAAGCAAATCTTAACTCAGTATGAGGAAGCGTCAGGGCAAGCCATTAGTCTACCTAAGTCTGAAATCTTTTATAGCAGGAATGTGGCAGAACCATTACATCAATCTATCACAAACATTTTGGGTGTGCGTGCAGTTTTAGGTACTGGTAAGTATCTGGGTCTCCCTTCAATGGTAGGCCGAAGTAAGAAGGCAACTTTCAGCTTCATCAAAGATAGAGTATGGCAGAAGATCAATAGCTGGAGTAGCAAATGCTTGTCTAAAGCAGGAAGGGAGGTCATGATCAAATCAGTTCTTCAATCTATTCCATCTTACATTATGAGTATCTTCAGGCTACCAAACCAGCTAttagatgaaattgaaaaaatgatgaatacCTTTTGGTGGGGTCATGGTGGTTCCAACAACAAAGGTTt ttcCAACAACAAAGGTTTGAACTGGCTATCCTGGGAAAAGCTTTCTGTCCACAAGAATGATGGAGACATGGGTTTCAAAGATCTGGCAGCTTTTAATGTGGCAATGCTTG GAGCTAGATGGAAAATTGGTAATGGCTTTAATATTCCTATTGTCAGCGAACCATGGATTGGATCAGGGCTTAGCATTCCCCCTGTGGGTGATGACATGATAGCTCTACAATCATATTCTGTAGGTCATCTTATTGACCAAGAAGGCAAGGTTTGGAACGAACCGTTGATTCATCAATTTTTTGTGGAAGATATGGCCACTAATATCTTAAATACTCCTTTACATCACCAAGTTTTGACGGATAAATTGATATGGAAGGCGGAGAAGAATGGACTCTATTCTGTCAAGAGTGCCTATCGGATTTGTATTAAAGAGGTTATAAATAATGATCATCTGTGCAAACCGGGATATTGGAGTGGTATCTGGAAACTGAAGGTTCCTCCCAAAGTCAAAAATTTGATTTGGAGAATTTGTAGAGACTGCTTTCCAACCAGAGTGAAACTACGAAGCAGGGGCGTCACTTGTCCTTCTGAGTGTGTCATATGCGAAGATCCTCATGAAGATAGCTATCATATCCTCTTTCACTGCCCAAGATCAATTGATATTTGGCAAACAACCAATTTGTGGCATTTGATCTCACCGGCTCTTCACCAGTTTGATAATGCTCctgatataatttttaatttactgCACAATCTGTCGGCAGCTCAAATTGAGAATATTGTTACTATAATGTGGAGTATTTGGAAGGCCAGGAACCTGAAGTTATGGCAACAGGTGTCTAACTCATTTACAGCCATCCTGGAAAGAGCAAAACACCTTCTTGATGGTTGGAGGAAGGCCAATCGAAAGCGAGTTCCTATAATGTCAGATAACCAAGCTCTACTCCCGAGTGCCTCAAATTCTAGTAACAATACAAATATTAGATGGAGGAAACCAGAAAGTGGTAGATACAAATGCAATGTTGATGCCTCTTTCCCTACCATGATAAATAAAGTAGGCTTTGGAATGTGTATCAGAGACTCGGATGAGAATCATGTTCGTTCAAAAACTATGTGGTTTAACCCAACTTGCTCTGTTGATGTTGGGGAGGCTCTGACATTACACCATGCGATTCGGTGGATTCATGAACTTCAACttttaaatgttgattttgaagttgaCTAA